Proteins co-encoded in one Erinaceus europaeus chromosome 2, mEriEur2.1, whole genome shotgun sequence genomic window:
- the TSHZ3 gene encoding teashirt homolog 3 codes for MPRRKQQAPRRAAAYVSDELKAAALVEDDIDPEERTADGEPSAKYMCPEKELSKPCPSYQNSPAAEFSSHEMDSESHISETSDRMADFESSSIKNEEETKEVAVPLEDTTVSDSLEQMKAVYNNFLSNSYWSNLNLNLHQPSSEKNNGSSSSSSSSSSSCGSGSFDWHQSAMAKTLQQVSQSRMLPEPSLFSTVQLYRQSSKLYGSIFTGASKFRCKDCSAAYDTLVELTVHMNETGHYRDDNHETDNNNPKRWSKPRKRSLLEMEGKEDAQKVLKCMYCGHSFESLQDLSVHMIKTKHYQKVPLKEPVTPVAAKIIPATTAARKKASLELELPSSPDSTGGTPKAAMVDTSDVLQKNSNPYITPNNRYGHQNGASYAWHFEARKSQILKCMECGSSHDTLQELTAHMMVTGHFIKVTNSAMKKGKPIMETPVTPTITTLLDEKVQSVPLAATTFTSPSTTPASVSPKLSVVEVKKEVDKEKAITEEKPKEKEKPSEEEEKYDISSKYHYLTENDLEESPKGGLDILKSLENTVTSAINKAQNGTPSWGGYPSIHAAYQLPNMMKLSLGSSGKSTPLKPMFGNSEMISPMKNQTLVSPASSQTSPMPKTNFHAMEELVKKVTEKVAKVEEKMKEPEGKLSPPKRATPSPCSSEVSEPVKMEASSDGGFKSQEDSPSPQREGSKEGSPPAAEPLENGKELVKPLSGSAGGLSSSTAIITDHPPEQPFVNPLSALQSVMNIHLGKAAKPSLPALDPMSMLFKMSNSLAEKAAVATPPPLQSKKADHLDRYFYHVNNDQPIDLTKGKSDKGCSLGSVLLSPASASPATSSSTVTTGKTSAVVSFMSTSPLRENALSDISDMLKNLTESHTSKSSTPSSISEKSDIDGATLEEAEEATPAQKRKGRQSNWNPQHLLILQAQFAASLRQTSEGKYIMSDLSPQERMHISRFTGLSMTTISHWLANVKYQLRRTGGTKFLKNLDTGHPVFFCNDCASQIRTPSTYISHLESHLGFRLRDLSKLSTEQINNQIAQTKSPSEKLGTSSPEEDLGTSYQCKLCNRTFASKHAVKLHLSKTHGKSPEDHLLYVSELEKQ; via the coding sequence CCTATGTCTCAGATGAGTTAAAGGCTGCTGCTCTGGTGGAAGATGATATAGACCCGGAAGAGCGgacagcagatggggagccctcGGCCAAGTACATGTGCCCGGAGAAGGAGCTCAGTAAGCCCTGCCCCAGCTACCAGAACTCCCCGGCTGCTGAGTTTTCCAGCCACGAAATGGACAGCGAGTCACACATCAGTGAGACCAGTGACCGCATGGCTGACTTTGAAAGCAGCTCCATCAAGAACGAGGAAGAGACCAAGGAGGTGGCGGTCCCCCTGGAAGACACGACGGTGTCAGACAGCCTGGAGCAGATGAAGGCCGTGTACAACAACTTCCTGTCCAACTCTTACTGGTCCAACCTCAACCTCAACCTGCACCAGCCTTCCTCAGAGAAGAACAAcggcagcagcagtagcagtagcagtagcagtagcagctgCGGCAGCGGCAGCTTTGACTGGCACCAGAGTGCCATGGCCAAGACCCTGCAGCAGGTGTCCCAGAGCCGCATGCTGCCTGAGCCCAGCCTCTTCAGCACTGTGCAGCTCTACCGCCAGAGCAGCAAGCTCTACGGCTCCATCTTTACCGGTGCCAGCAAGTTCCGCTGCAAGGACTGCAGTGCAGCCTATGACACCCTGGTGGAGCTGACGGTGCACATGAATGAGACCGGGCACTACCGCGATGACAACCACGAGACCGACAACAACAACCCCAAGCGCTGGTCCAAGCCCCGCAAACGCTCCCTGCTGGagatggaagggaaggaggaTGCCCAGAAGGTGTTGAAGTGCATGTACTGCGGCCACTCGTTCGAGTCCCTGCAGGACCTGAGCGTCCACATGATCAAAACGAAACACTACCAAAAAGTGCCTCTGAAGGAACCCGTCACTCCCGTAGCTGCCAAAATCATCCCGGCTACCACTGCTGCCCGGAAGAAAGCATCCCTAGAGCTggagctccccagctccccggaTTCCACTGGCGGGACCCCCAAAGCTGCCATGGTGGACACGAGTGATGTACTTCAGAAGAACTCCAACCCTTACATCACCCCGAATAACCGCTACGGCCACCAGAACGGGGCCAGTTACGCCTGGCACTTTGAGGCCCGCAAGTCCCAGATCCTCAAGTGCATGGAGTGTGGCAGCTCTCACGACACGTTGCAGGAGCTCACAGCCCACATGATGGTCACTGGCCACTTCATCAAGGTCACCAACTCGGCCATGAAGAAGGGGAAGCCCATCATGGAGACGCCCGTCACGCCCACCATCACCACCCTGCTGGATGAGAAGGTGCAGTCCGTGCCCCTGGCCGCCACCACATTCACATCCCCTTCCACCACACCCGCCAGCGTCTCCCCAAAACTTAGCGTGGTGGAGGTCAAGAAAGAAGTAGACAAGGAGAAGGCAATCACGGAGGAGAAGcctaaggagaaggagaagccgAGCGAAGAGGAAGAGAAGTACGACATCTCTTCCAAGTACCACTACTTGACGGAAAATGACTTAGAAGAGAGCCCCAAGGGGGGCCTGGATATCCTGAAATCCCTCGAAAACACAGTCACATCCGCCATCAACAAGGCCCAGAATGGTACCCCCAGCTGGGGCGGCTACCCCAGCATCCATGCCGCCTACCAGCTCCCCAATATGATGAAGCTATCCCTGGGCTCATCGGGGAAAAGCACCCCCCTGAAGCCCATGTTTGGCAACAGCGAGATGATTTCACCCATGAAAAACCAGACCCTGGTCTCCCCTGCCAGCAGCCAGACCTCACCCATGCCCAAGACCAACTTCCACGCCATGGAGGAGCTGGTGAAGAAAGTCACAGAGAAAGTCGCCAAGGTggaggagaagatgaaggagCCAGAGGGCAAGCTGTCGCCCCCGAAACGGGCCACCCCATCCCCGTGCAGCAGTGAGGTCAGCGAACCCGTCAAGATGGAGGCATCCAGCGACGGCGGCTTCAAAAGCCAGGAggacagccccagcccccagcgaGAGGGGAGCAAGGAGGGGAGCCCCCCCGCGGCCGAGCCACTGGAGAACGGCAAAGAGCTGGTGAAGCCCCTGAGCGGCAGCGCCGGGGGCCTGAGCAGCAGCACAGCCATCATCACCGACCACCCTCCCGAGCAGCCCTTTGTGAACCCCCTGAGTGCTCTCCAGTCGGTCATGAACATCCACCTGGGCAAGGCCGCCAAGCCCTCCCTGCCTGCCCTGGACCCCATGAGCATGCTTTTCAAGATGAGCAACAGCCTGGCCGAGAAGGCCGCCGTGGCCACGCCACCGCCCCTGCAGTCCAAGAAGGCTGACCACCTCGACCGCTACTTCTACCATGTCAACAATGACCAGCCCATAGACCTGACAAAAGGGAAGAGTGACAAAGGCTGCTCTCTGGGTTCAGTGCTTTTGTCACCCGCATCCGCGTCCCCGGCAACCTCCTCCTCCACGGTGACAACGGGGAAGACATCTGCCGTGGTATCGTTCATGTCAACCTCGCCACTGCGCGAGAATGCCTTGTCAGATATATCCGATATGCTGAAGAACTTGACAGAGAGCCACACGTCAAAGTCCTCCACTCCTTCCAGCATCTCCGAGAAGTCTGACATTGACGGGGCCACGCTGGAGGAGGCTGAGGAGGCGACACCCGCGCAGAAGAGGAAGGGCCGCCAGTCAAACTGGAACCCCCAGCACCTGCTGATCCTGCAGGCCCAGTTTGCGGCCAGCCTCCGGCAGACATCCGAGGGGAAGTACATCATGTCAGACCTGAGCCCCCAGGAGCGCATGCACATCTCCAGGTTCACCGGGCTCTCCATGACCACTATCAGCCACTGGCTGGCCAATGTGAAATACCAGCTGCGGAGGACAGGTGGAACAAAGTTCCTCAAAAACTTGGACACCGGCCACCCCGTGTTCTTTTGTAATGACTGCGCATCACAAATCAGGACTCCTTCCACGTACATCAGTCACCTAGAGTCACACCTGGGCTTCCGGCTCCGGGACTTGTCCAAACTGTCCACCGAACAGATTAACAATCAGATAGCACAAACCAAGTCGCCCTCAGAGAAACTGGGGACGTCCTCTCCCGAGGAGGACCTGGGGACCTCCTACCAGTGCAAACTGTGCAATCGGACCTTTGCGAGCAAGCATGCCGTGAAACTCCACCTTAGCAAAACGCACGGGAAGTCGCCAGAAGACCACCTCCTGTATGTTTCGGAGCTGGAGAAGCAGTAG